The following are encoded in a window of Sinomonas cyclohexanicum genomic DNA:
- a CDS encoding DUF4395 domain-containing protein gives MSPHAPSGSRSTVDTIFDTVATGAFVAPIEPRRSLASRIFPFPNPVNEFAARSTAGIIVVLSCTVLAVGLATGAGWGLWVIAAGFWLRVAWGPRFSPAGRLAVHVIAPRLGAARLVAGPPKRFAQGIGAAVSTGAALFYAFGLAGAAWSALAVLIAAASFEAFAGFCLGCWIFGRMQLAGWIPASVCEACSDIALRRKAG, from the coding sequence ATGTCCCCGCACGCGCCGTCAGGCTCCCGCTCCACCGTCGACACGATCTTCGACACCGTCGCCACGGGGGCGTTCGTGGCGCCGATTGAGCCGCGCCGCAGCCTCGCATCCCGGATCTTCCCGTTCCCGAACCCCGTCAACGAGTTCGCCGCGCGCTCGACCGCCGGCATCATCGTGGTGCTCAGCTGCACCGTCCTCGCCGTAGGTCTCGCGACGGGAGCGGGCTGGGGACTCTGGGTGATCGCGGCCGGGTTCTGGCTGCGCGTCGCGTGGGGACCGCGATTCTCGCCGGCCGGGCGCCTCGCGGTGCACGTGATCGCCCCACGGCTGGGCGCGGCGAGGCTCGTCGCCGGCCCTCCGAAGCGGTTCGCCCAGGGCATCGGCGCGGCCGTCTCGACGGGCGCCGCGCTGTTCTATGCCTTCGGCCTTGCCGGTGCGGCCTGGTCTGCGCTCGCCGTCCTCATCGCGGCCGCGTCCTTCGAGGCCTTCGCCGGGTTCTGCCTCGGCTGCTGGATCTTCGGCCGGATGCAGCTCGCAGGCTGGATTCCCGCCTCGGTGTGCGAGGCGTGCAGCGACATCGCCCTGCGCCGCAAGGCCGGCTGA
- a CDS encoding chloride channel protein: MTLVVGIGAGLIGIAVDLALQFLEHAAFGYSEGSLLEGASQAPPWRRLAALVSAGVLGAVGWWALRKWAARVISVEQASKGTRMPWFTTVANAVLQIGIVGLGASIGREAAPRELGALFAEKVARAAGLAPREVGILVACGAGAGLAAVYNVPFGGALFAVEVLLANVSFAVLLPAFATSAIAAGIARLVVPTTPMYALPPLGLTPQLFVWSVLAGPVIGLGAAAFTRATQWASATRPKKAGILWAMPLLFAGVGAVAMVLPEVVGNGKAAAQTAFSATAPLALVGLLLVAKAATTLATIKAGAAGGTLTPSVAIGAMLGIALGTVVNAVAPGTSVAAFAFVGAAAFLASTMKAPMTGLILASEFTGTGPEMLVPAMLATAGALGVVYFLERTRLSDIP; encoded by the coding sequence GTGACTCTCGTCGTCGGGATCGGCGCCGGACTCATCGGTATCGCAGTGGACCTGGCCCTCCAGTTTCTCGAGCACGCTGCATTCGGCTACTCGGAGGGCTCACTGCTGGAGGGAGCCAGTCAGGCTCCGCCTTGGCGACGGCTTGCGGCGCTCGTCTCGGCCGGGGTCCTCGGCGCCGTAGGCTGGTGGGCCCTGCGGAAGTGGGCGGCCCGGGTGATTTCGGTCGAACAGGCCTCCAAGGGCACTCGCATGCCGTGGTTTACGACCGTGGCCAACGCCGTACTGCAGATCGGCATCGTCGGCCTGGGCGCATCGATCGGACGCGAGGCCGCTCCACGCGAGCTGGGCGCGCTGTTCGCGGAAAAGGTCGCGAGGGCCGCGGGCCTGGCCCCCCGCGAGGTCGGAATTCTCGTGGCATGCGGCGCCGGCGCCGGACTCGCCGCGGTGTACAACGTGCCCTTCGGGGGCGCGCTGTTCGCGGTCGAGGTGCTGCTGGCGAATGTGAGCTTCGCCGTCCTGCTTCCCGCGTTTGCCACCTCGGCGATCGCGGCCGGCATCGCGCGTCTCGTGGTGCCGACGACCCCGATGTACGCGCTGCCGCCCCTCGGCCTGACGCCGCAGCTCTTCGTCTGGTCTGTTCTGGCCGGTCCGGTGATCGGCCTCGGGGCCGCGGCGTTCACCCGTGCCACCCAGTGGGCCTCTGCGACCAGGCCGAAGAAGGCCGGCATCCTCTGGGCGATGCCACTGCTGTTTGCTGGAGTGGGGGCCGTCGCCATGGTCCTGCCCGAAGTCGTCGGCAATGGGAAGGCCGCTGCCCAGACCGCATTCTCCGCGACGGCGCCGCTCGCGCTCGTGGGACTCCTCCTCGTCGCGAAGGCCGCCACCACACTTGCCACGATCAAGGCCGGAGCCGCGGGTGGAACGCTCACGCCCTCCGTCGCGATCGGCGCGATGCTCGGGATCGCGCTGGGAACCGTCGTCAACGCCGTAGCGCCGGGCACATCGGTCGCAGCCTTTGCCTTCGTCGGCGCGGCGGCCTTCCTCGCGAGCACGATGAAGGCACCCATGACCGGTCTGATCCTCGCTTCCGAGTTCACCGGTACCGGCCCGGAGATGCTCGTTCCTGCCATGCTCGCGACCGCAGGGGCCCTCGGCGTCGTCTACTTCCTCGAGCGCACGCGGCTCTCCGACATCCCGTAG
- a CDS encoding AAA family ATPase, translated as MRLHRLEVSAFGPFAGNESIDFDALAEHGLFLLNGPTGSGKTSILDAVCYALYGSLPGARQGTKSLKSHHAPADAEPAVLLEFSARGRRFEVRRTPEWARPSLRSSAGWVAQKASTHVRELVDGEWRPLTSRNDEAGALLADVLGMAREQFTRVVLLPQGEFASFLRAKASDRVELLERLFGTQRFADVEAQLGALAQEARSASEAAERAAATPVLRLEGEIDAHAFGPDPEATPAEAGVSGTSRPGSEQGTEPSELAAAPVLDPDGPLDPAQARALFEWADSALVRRHTVALRQRGPAEEELAAARTRAAEVASALEDAAELTQARKRRHDWEEQSAGHAERQARLARHAAASGLRTPLAEAATAARRSEAARAAARTDLEAAVAAGWGTGREDRGALDSFGLPEAERARAAALSASAEAAVLAERAVAEQELASLETALGADRDALEDAGATASRLAAAAEGLSHEIRELTGERTLLEPAAAALAAARLEATAAESVVTAVQEHARAARAVGSASEQLERCRAAALDARQSWLDLRERRLEQSAAELAAQLTDAVPCPVCGSGEHPAPAIGAEDPLALVDAERTAAKESEAARAREDQAKEAVAAAREALAGIEARGGATDPDKAVLVREDKLAAVRAATEADTRLRAVVERLGILGPQLDAAVAGRDEAAALRIRAEESVVRRTQDIERLRAEVDGWRAGFPSVGARQAHVAALSRTLAALEESLVRSRASVAEESRTAELLEAALGATEFADGDAARAALLDDDAAVRTESRIRAHEAEEQQLKGLFASAAVRRGLEAEVAGQAVSRADLDALRTVEDRAERRLRSAEAAARDAAAARERVAALREQFEASVPSLEDARRRSQSLAELVRTVRGQGDNDRRMSLHSYVLAARLEQVALAATERLLAMSDGRFSLEHSDALAARGAASGLGLDVVDGWTGQRRDPSTLSGGESFMAALSLALGLADVVQHESGGIDIETLFVDEGFGSLDEQALEQVMDAIEGLRAGGRVVGLVSHVSELKQRIPAQIRVAKGRTGSHIASVGVTGSPAA; from the coding sequence ATGAGGCTCCACCGACTCGAGGTCAGCGCGTTCGGACCTTTCGCCGGGAACGAGAGCATCGACTTCGATGCTCTCGCCGAGCACGGGCTGTTCCTCCTCAACGGGCCGACCGGCTCCGGCAAGACCAGCATCCTCGATGCGGTCTGCTATGCCCTCTACGGGTCCCTTCCCGGGGCACGGCAGGGAACCAAGTCCCTCAAGAGCCACCACGCGCCAGCCGACGCGGAGCCGGCGGTCCTCCTCGAGTTCAGCGCCCGGGGGCGCCGCTTCGAGGTCCGGCGCACCCCCGAGTGGGCCCGGCCGAGCCTCCGCTCGTCCGCCGGATGGGTCGCCCAGAAGGCCTCCACCCACGTCCGCGAGCTCGTCGACGGCGAATGGCGCCCTCTCACGTCGCGCAATGACGAGGCGGGAGCGTTGCTGGCCGACGTCCTGGGCATGGCCCGGGAGCAGTTCACGCGGGTGGTGCTCCTGCCGCAAGGAGAGTTCGCCTCCTTCCTCCGCGCCAAGGCGTCCGACCGCGTCGAGCTCCTCGAGAGGCTTTTCGGCACGCAGCGGTTCGCGGACGTCGAGGCCCAGCTCGGTGCCCTGGCCCAGGAGGCGAGGTCCGCTTCGGAGGCCGCCGAGCGGGCGGCGGCAACGCCCGTCCTGAGGCTGGAGGGCGAGATCGACGCACATGCCTTCGGGCCCGACCCCGAGGCGACTCCGGCCGAGGCGGGCGTGTCTGGAACCTCGCGGCCTGGCTCGGAGCAGGGAACCGAGCCCTCCGAGCTGGCAGCCGCCCCGGTGCTGGACCCCGACGGACCGCTCGATCCCGCCCAAGCGAGGGCGCTGTTCGAGTGGGCCGACTCAGCCCTCGTCCGGCGCCACACCGTCGCCCTGCGGCAGCGAGGGCCGGCCGAGGAGGAACTGGCGGCCGCACGCACGCGCGCGGCCGAGGTCGCCAGCGCGCTCGAGGACGCCGCCGAGCTCACGCAGGCGCGGAAGCGCCGCCACGACTGGGAGGAACAATCGGCTGGGCATGCAGAGCGGCAGGCACGCCTCGCGCGCCACGCCGCCGCAAGCGGCCTGAGGACCCCACTGGCAGAGGCCGCGACGGCGGCGCGGAGGTCAGAGGCAGCCCGTGCGGCCGCGCGGACGGACCTCGAGGCCGCCGTGGCGGCGGGGTGGGGCACCGGGCGAGAGGACAGGGGTGCCCTCGACTCGTTCGGACTCCCAGAGGCAGAGCGCGCGCGGGCGGCCGCACTGTCAGCCTCTGCCGAGGCGGCGGTGCTCGCCGAGCGTGCGGTCGCGGAGCAGGAACTGGCGAGCCTTGAGACAGCGCTCGGCGCTGACCGCGACGCCCTTGAGGACGCCGGCGCGACCGCGAGCCGTCTCGCGGCGGCGGCGGAAGGCCTGTCGCACGAGATCCGCGAGCTCACGGGGGAGCGGACCCTCCTCGAACCGGCGGCCGCGGCGCTCGCGGCGGCCAGGCTCGAGGCCACGGCGGCCGAGTCCGTGGTCACGGCCGTCCAGGAGCACGCCCGGGCAGCGCGAGCCGTCGGCTCGGCCAGCGAGCAGCTCGAACGGTGCCGTGCCGCGGCGCTCGATGCGAGGCAGTCCTGGCTCGACCTGCGAGAACGCAGGCTCGAGCAGAGCGCGGCGGAGCTCGCGGCACAGCTCACCGACGCGGTCCCGTGTCCCGTGTGCGGATCCGGGGAGCATCCGGCCCCGGCGATCGGCGCCGAGGACCCCCTTGCCCTCGTCGACGCGGAGCGAACGGCAGCCAAGGAATCTGAAGCCGCGCGCGCGAGGGAGGACCAGGCCAAGGAGGCCGTCGCAGCGGCCAGGGAGGCGCTCGCGGGCATCGAAGCGCGCGGAGGAGCAACCGATCCCGACAAGGCAGTCCTCGTCCGCGAGGACAAGCTCGCGGCGGTACGGGCGGCGACCGAGGCGGACACGCGGCTTCGTGCCGTCGTGGAGCGACTCGGCATTCTGGGCCCCCAGCTGGACGCGGCGGTGGCGGGACGCGACGAGGCCGCTGCCCTCCGGATTCGTGCCGAGGAATCCGTGGTCCGGAGGACCCAGGACATCGAGCGGTTGCGGGCGGAGGTCGATGGGTGGCGTGCGGGGTTCCCCAGCGTCGGAGCCAGACAAGCGCACGTCGCGGCCTTGTCCCGCACTCTTGCGGCCCTCGAGGAGTCGCTCGTGCGCTCCCGTGCCTCTGTCGCGGAGGAGTCCCGCACGGCTGAGCTGCTTGAGGCCGCGCTCGGCGCGACCGAGTTCGCCGACGGGGATGCTGCGCGAGCGGCCCTCTTGGACGATGACGCCGCCGTCCGCACCGAATCCCGGATCCGAGCCCACGAGGCGGAAGAGCAGCAGCTGAAGGGCCTGTTCGCCTCGGCTGCCGTGCGACGGGGCCTCGAGGCCGAGGTTGCGGGGCAGGCCGTGTCCCGCGCGGACCTCGACGCCCTGCGCACTGTCGAGGACAGGGCCGAGCGCCGACTGCGCAGCGCCGAGGCCGCGGCCCGGGACGCTGCCGCGGCCCGGGAACGCGTTGCGGCGCTCCGCGAGCAGTTCGAGGCGTCAGTGCCATCGCTCGAGGATGCCCGCAGGCGGTCTCAGAGCCTCGCGGAGCTGGTTCGGACTGTGCGGGGCCAGGGAGACAACGACCGCCGCATGTCGCTGCACAGCTACGTCTTGGCAGCGCGCCTCGAACAGGTGGCACTGGCCGCCACGGAACGGCTGCTCGCCATGAGCGACGGCCGATTCAGCCTCGAGCACAGCGACGCCCTCGCCGCCCGCGGGGCGGCGTCGGGGCTCGGCCTCGACGTCGTCGACGGCTGGACCGGGCAGAGGCGCGATCCGTCCACCCTCTCTGGGGGCGAATCGTTCATGGCAGCGCTGTCCCTCGCTCTCGGCCTGGCGGACGTGGTCCAGCACGAGTCGGGCGGCATCGACATCGAGACTCTCTTCGTCGACGAGGGCTTCGGGAGCCTCGACGAACAGGCCCTCGAGCAGGTCATGGACGCGATCGAGGGCCTGCGCGCCGGGGGGCGGGTGGTCGGCCTCGTCAGCCACGTCTCCGAGCTCAAACAGAGGATCCCGGCCCAGATCAGGGTTGCCAAGGGCAGGACAGGCTCCCATATAGCGTCTGTAGGCGTCACCGGCAGCCCGGCCGCCTGA
- a CDS encoding ADP-ribosylglycohydrolase family protein — translation MDMPSPASRIRGCLLGAAVAEAAAIAGTADASPTSPTSLTSTGQLRPLGPEGQLTLFTADALTEAIEWANDGVHADEAACVWLASLRWLSAQGVPVSPQAPIAQPRWLDSQDGVSVPAAVRPAWVASLAGGEMGSPSRPMGVEFDDAGAAAHAAPYGLVPHIPAAAVVKMSADGASLTHGATVAVQAAAAVAAMTHFLSLGADCRTAAGSARAQIASLRAPDERVLGAFAQDDDPWHPGSSPQQSSPARDDDAAAALAGALSAVLAAESARDSGDALEVAFAAGVGLAAAYGPDAAAISGALLGTRWGQDSVPAAWLTQTAGTTAALGVADRLAEVTGA, via the coding sequence ATGGACATGCCCTCCCCCGCGTCCCGGATCCGGGGCTGCCTCCTCGGTGCCGCCGTCGCGGAGGCCGCCGCCATCGCGGGCACTGCCGATGCCTCGCCGACATCCCCGACCTCCCTCACCTCCACGGGCCAGTTGCGCCCGCTCGGCCCGGAGGGCCAGCTGACGCTGTTCACGGCGGACGCGCTGACCGAGGCGATCGAGTGGGCCAATGATGGGGTCCACGCCGATGAGGCGGCGTGCGTGTGGCTGGCCTCGCTGCGGTGGCTCTCGGCCCAGGGGGTGCCGGTCTCCCCGCAGGCGCCGATCGCGCAGCCGCGCTGGCTGGACTCTCAGGACGGCGTGAGTGTCCCGGCCGCGGTGCGCCCGGCGTGGGTCGCCTCGCTGGCGGGGGGCGAAATGGGCTCCCCCTCCCGGCCCATGGGCGTCGAGTTCGACGACGCGGGTGCCGCTGCCCACGCCGCGCCATACGGCCTCGTCCCGCATATCCCGGCCGCCGCCGTGGTCAAGATGAGCGCCGATGGCGCATCCCTCACCCATGGCGCGACGGTCGCGGTGCAGGCCGCCGCCGCAGTCGCGGCCATGACCCATTTCCTGTCCCTCGGCGCCGACTGCCGGACCGCGGCCGGGTCCGCGCGGGCCCAGATTGCCTCGCTGCGCGCCCCCGACGAGCGAGTGCTCGGCGCGTTCGCCCAGGACGACGACCCCTGGCACCCCGGATCAAGCCCCCAGCAGAGCTCCCCGGCGCGCGACGACGACGCGGCAGCGGCGCTCGCCGGTGCCCTCTCGGCGGTGCTCGCCGCCGAGAGCGCCCGCGACTCGGGCGACGCCCTCGAGGTGGCCTTTGCGGCCGGGGTCGGCCTTGCCGCCGCCTATGGTCCCGACGCCGCTGCGATCTCCGGCGCCCTCCTGGGCACGCGGTGGGGCCAGGACTCGGTCCCGGCGGCATGGCTCACTCAGACAGCGGGCACGACGGCGGCCCTCGGCGTCGCGGACCGGCTCGCCGAGGTCACTGGGGCCTGA
- a CDS encoding DedA family protein — protein sequence MPAALADPVSVLALAVQPKTASFLPDWLNPDVFLRDSPLGPWVVLVVCGIIFAETGLLVGFFLPGDSMLFTAGLLVATGAIRFNLWLMAGLIIVGAILGNQCGYLIGSKAGPAIFRRPDSRLFKRENVDKAHAFFEKHGGKALILARFVPIIRTFVPVIVGVAGMNRAKFFLYNVIGAVLWGGGVTLLGAWLGQYEWVGKNIDLIFIAIVLVSILPIIVEFIRGRSAKRQAASFGTDVVDEFIEEHEPIEERKTNPDWK from the coding sequence ATCCCTGCAGCCCTGGCCGACCCCGTCTCCGTCCTCGCGCTGGCCGTCCAGCCCAAGACCGCCTCGTTCCTGCCCGACTGGCTCAACCCCGATGTGTTCCTGCGGGACTCCCCGCTGGGGCCGTGGGTGGTGCTGGTCGTCTGCGGGATCATCTTCGCCGAGACGGGGCTCCTCGTCGGGTTCTTCCTCCCCGGCGACTCGATGCTCTTCACGGCCGGCCTCCTCGTGGCGACCGGCGCGATCAGGTTCAACCTGTGGCTCATGGCCGGGCTCATCATTGTGGGCGCCATCCTCGGCAACCAGTGCGGCTACCTCATCGGCTCCAAGGCCGGGCCCGCGATCTTCAGGCGTCCCGACTCGCGGCTGTTCAAGCGCGAGAACGTGGACAAGGCGCACGCCTTCTTCGAGAAGCACGGTGGCAAGGCGCTGATCCTGGCCCGCTTCGTGCCGATCATCCGCACGTTCGTCCCCGTGATCGTGGGCGTCGCGGGCATGAACCGCGCGAAGTTCTTCCTCTACAACGTGATCGGGGCGGTCCTGTGGGGCGGCGGCGTTACGCTGCTGGGCGCGTGGCTCGGGCAGTACGAATGGGTCGGCAAGAACATCGACCTCATCTTCATCGCCATTGTCCTCGTCTCGATCCTGCCGATCATCGTCGAGTTCATCCGCGGCCGGTCGGCCAAGCGCCAGGCCGCATCCTTCGGGACCGACGTCGTGGACGAGTTCATCGAGGAGCACGAGCCGATCGAGGAGCGCAAGACGAACCCCGACTGGAAGTAG
- a CDS encoding MIP/aquaporin family protein: protein MTTGISVPPAAKPAEFGVVSKLVAEAFGTFLLTFGGLGVALFSSPSSAPIPTPFAVGLSIAVGIAAVGHVSGGHFNPAVTLGLAVAGRTNWRLVPGYIASQLVGGILGTLILWVTVRTLPSLSSGNNVQTIFTQLSNGVDDLSPSKFPMAGGLLAEVVATAAFVAIILFVTSKRAVKGMAPWAIGLGLAVLVQAIAPITNASLNPARSTATAVFAEGSAIGQLWIFWAAPILGAVITGLIFRGFGSPDELHSATAGGIGDITAEATRDDAARASELADQEAAAAEGTAAEDDAAVDADAPESSAEPAPTEPGPGRTTDDDARDFFDKNR, encoded by the coding sequence ATGACCACAGGCATCTCGGTGCCACCGGCCGCAAAGCCCGCCGAGTTCGGCGTCGTCTCGAAGCTCGTCGCGGAAGCCTTCGGAACCTTCCTGCTGACGTTCGGCGGGCTCGGCGTGGCGCTCTTCAGCAGCCCCTCGTCGGCGCCCATCCCCACCCCCTTCGCCGTGGGCCTCAGCATCGCCGTAGGCATCGCGGCGGTCGGCCACGTCTCCGGCGGACACTTCAACCCGGCCGTGACGCTGGGCCTGGCTGTCGCGGGGCGCACCAACTGGCGCCTCGTGCCCGGGTACATCGCCTCCCAGCTCGTGGGCGGCATCCTCGGGACGCTGATCCTCTGGGTCACGGTGCGCACGCTCCCGAGCCTCAGCAGCGGGAACAACGTCCAGACGATCTTCACGCAGCTCTCGAACGGCGTGGACGACCTCTCTCCCAGCAAGTTCCCGATGGCCGGCGGACTCCTCGCCGAGGTTGTCGCGACGGCCGCGTTCGTGGCCATCATCCTCTTCGTCACGAGCAAGCGTGCGGTCAAGGGCATGGCGCCATGGGCGATCGGCCTCGGCCTCGCCGTCCTGGTCCAGGCGATCGCGCCCATCACGAACGCGTCGCTGAACCCGGCCCGCTCCACCGCGACCGCCGTCTTCGCGGAGGGCTCGGCGATCGGCCAGCTCTGGATCTTCTGGGCCGCCCCGATCCTGGGCGCGGTCATCACCGGCCTCATCTTCCGCGGCTTCGGCTCCCCGGACGAGCTGCACAGCGCGACCGCGGGCGGCATCGGCGACATCACGGCCGAGGCCACTCGCGACGACGCTGCCCGCGCGTCCGAGCTCGCCGACCAGGAGGCCGCCGCTGCTGAGGGCACTGCCGCGGAGGATGACGCCGCGGTGGACGCCGATGCCCCCGAGTCCTCCGCCGAGCCCGCTCCCACCGAGCCTGGCCCCGGCCGGACGACCGACGACGACGCGCGCGACTTCTTCGACAAGAACCGCTGA
- a CDS encoding MarR family winged helix-turn-helix transcriptional regulator translates to MNAPDSGPGDAWGLTDVITRLRRSLRAGVRDELPWEALPMAQVELLQRLADEPGLTVSELAKRQNLAKNTVSNLVQQMVVGGLLDRESSKTDRRAFLLHLTPDGLERLLHWRQANERRIHRAFSALRDSDQTSINRALPALQALAARMEAEAEADPSRTL, encoded by the coding sequence ATGAACGCGCCAGACAGCGGTCCCGGCGACGCGTGGGGCCTGACCGACGTCATCACGCGTCTGCGCAGGTCCCTGCGCGCCGGTGTCCGCGACGAGCTCCCCTGGGAAGCGCTTCCCATGGCGCAGGTGGAACTCCTCCAGCGGCTCGCAGACGAGCCCGGGCTCACGGTCAGCGAGCTCGCGAAACGGCAGAATCTCGCGAAGAACACCGTCAGCAACCTCGTCCAGCAGATGGTGGTCGGGGGCCTGCTCGATCGGGAGTCGAGCAAGACGGACCGGAGGGCATTCCTCCTGCACCTGACCCCGGACGGTCTCGAGCGGCTGCTGCATTGGCGTCAGGCGAACGAGCGCCGGATCCACCGCGCGTTCAGCGCCCTCCGGGACTCCGACCAGACCTCGATCAACCGGGCACTCCCGGCCTTGCAGGCCCTCGCCGCGCGGATGGAGGCCGAGGCCGAGGCCGACCCGAGCAGAACGCTGTGA
- a CDS encoding exonuclease SbcCD subunit D, with protein sequence MKILHTSDWHLGRSFHGVGMLAAQAEWLDHLVDFVDSERIAAVLVAGDVYDRALPAVDVVELLDRTLVRLTAAGAQVIITSGNHDSAVRLGFASSLLEHGGVHVRTRIQDIPRPVLLPLGDGAHVAVYGLPYLEPRLVADSLGADAPGHTAVTAAALERARGDLARRRGEGTVHSIVMAHTFAGGGAPSESERALSVGGLDVVPLEVFGGFDYVALGHLHGRQELAPTIRYSGSPLAYSFSEARQAKGAWLLDIGPEGIGSVESVGWASGHRLAVLRGPLEELLEAPAHAGAETAYCHITLTDAERPQRAMERLRARFPLAVALVFEPDGGGRTPVASYSERLAAASSDLDLCCGFLEHVRGRGPDESERAALGEALEAVRLAEVSR encoded by the coding sequence ATGAAGATCCTGCACACCTCCGACTGGCACCTGGGCCGGTCGTTCCACGGTGTCGGCATGCTCGCCGCCCAGGCGGAGTGGCTGGACCACCTCGTCGACTTCGTGGACTCGGAGCGCATCGCCGCGGTGCTCGTAGCGGGGGACGTCTACGACCGCGCGCTCCCGGCCGTGGACGTCGTCGAGCTCTTGGACCGGACGCTCGTGCGCCTCACGGCGGCCGGGGCGCAGGTCATCATCACGAGCGGCAACCATGACTCGGCGGTCCGGCTCGGATTCGCCTCGAGCCTCCTCGAACACGGCGGCGTGCACGTGAGGACGCGCATCCAGGACATCCCACGGCCCGTGCTGCTGCCTCTGGGGGATGGAGCACACGTGGCCGTCTACGGGCTCCCGTACCTCGAGCCCCGTCTCGTCGCGGACTCCCTCGGCGCGGACGCTCCAGGCCACACCGCCGTCACGGCCGCCGCCCTCGAGCGCGCGCGGGGGGACCTGGCCCGCCGCCGCGGCGAGGGCACCGTCCACTCCATCGTGATGGCCCATACCTTCGCGGGCGGCGGCGCCCCGAGTGAGAGCGAGCGGGCCCTGTCCGTCGGCGGGCTCGACGTCGTCCCCCTGGAGGTGTTCGGGGGGTTCGACTACGTGGCGCTGGGCCACCTGCATGGCCGGCAGGAGCTCGCCCCGACCATCCGGTACTCGGGCTCGCCCCTTGCCTACTCCTTCTCCGAGGCCCGGCAGGCCAAGGGGGCGTGGCTGCTCGACATCGGGCCGGAGGGCATCGGTTCGGTCGAGTCCGTGGGCTGGGCCAGCGGCCATCGGCTTGCCGTGCTGCGCGGTCCCCTCGAGGAACTGCTCGAGGCCCCCGCACATGCCGGTGCCGAGACGGCCTACTGCCACATCACCCTGACCGATGCCGAACGCCCCCAGCGCGCCATGGAACGGCTGCGGGCGCGGTTCCCCCTCGCGGTCGCCCTCGTCTTCGAGCCCGACGGCGGCGGCCGAACCCCCGTGGCGAGCTACAGCGAGCGGCTCGCGGCGGCCAGCAGCGACCTCGATCTCTGCTGCGGCTTTCTTGAGCACGTCCGAGGCCGTGGCCCCGATGAGTCAGAGCGGGCCGCGCTGGGCGAGGCGCTCGAGGCCGTACGCCTTGCGGAGGTGTCGCGATGA
- a CDS encoding exonuclease domain-containing protein: MALDFTAIDFETANGFRGSPCSVGLVKVRGGRAVERASWLMRPPEGHDDFDPRNVAIHGIRPHDVAHAPRFGALFAEIGGFIGEDVLVAHNAAFDLGVIRSALEVSGMEAPAYDYACTVVLSRKTYKLVSHSLPFAAREAGVPLEHHHDATEDAAACAGILIDIAHRLGVDSNAGTVADVYGAVGLSLPRQDAFTPGDAVSPATARALSRGGAGAGGGTAARTTAPGRSSGARTWAPWPDEGANPTPNPAADPHHPLFGQRIVFTGALGMTRTEAKSRAAELGAQPASSVTRATTVLVVGDGFVASDLMSGRVTTKARRAMALRERGQRVEVLSEGEFLQMLGGPWPAASA; the protein is encoded by the coding sequence GTGGCTCTGGACTTCACCGCGATCGACTTCGAGACGGCGAATGGATTCCGGGGCTCCCCGTGCTCTGTGGGACTGGTGAAGGTCCGCGGCGGCCGCGCCGTCGAGCGCGCGTCGTGGCTCATGCGGCCGCCGGAGGGCCACGACGACTTCGACCCCCGCAACGTCGCCATCCACGGGATCCGGCCGCACGACGTCGCGCACGCGCCCCGCTTCGGCGCGCTGTTCGCGGAGATTGGCGGGTTCATCGGCGAGGACGTCCTCGTGGCGCACAACGCCGCATTCGACCTCGGTGTGATCCGCTCCGCCCTCGAGGTCAGCGGCATGGAGGCGCCGGCGTACGACTACGCATGCACCGTCGTCCTCTCCCGCAAGACCTACAAGCTCGTCTCGCATTCCCTGCCCTTTGCCGCTCGCGAGGCCGGGGTCCCCCTCGAACACCACCACGACGCCACCGAGGACGCTGCCGCGTGCGCAGGCATCCTCATCGACATCGCGCACCGCCTCGGCGTTGACAGCAATGCCGGCACCGTCGCGGACGTGTACGGTGCCGTCGGGCTCTCCCTGCCGCGCCAGGACGCGTTCACGCCCGGCGACGCCGTCTCGCCCGCCACGGCGCGCGCCCTCTCGCGCGGCGGCGCGGGCGCCGGCGGGGGCACCGCTGCGCGCACGACGGCGCCTGGCCGCTCGAGCGGGGCCCGCACCTGGGCGCCGTGGCCCGACGAGGGCGCCAATCCGACGCCGAACCCCGCCGCCGACCCGCACCATCCGCTGTTCGGGCAGCGGATCGTGTTCACCGGGGCCCTCGGGATGACCCGGACCGAGGCGAAGTCCCGTGCCGCCGAGCTCGGGGCGCAGCCTGCGAGCTCGGTGACCCGCGCGACCACCGTGCTCGTCGTCGGGGACGGCTTCGTGGCCTCGGACCTCATGTCCGGGCGGGTCACCACCAAGGCCCGGCGTGCCATGGCGCTGCGCGAGCGCGGGCAGCGCGTCGAGGTGCTCTCGGAGGGCGAGTTCCTCCAGATGCTCGGCGGCCCTTGGCCCGCCGCCAGCGCCTGA